A portion of the Thermosulfurimonas sp. F29 genome contains these proteins:
- a CDS encoding GGDEF domain-containing protein, producing the protein MPTPEVYRERYARIAHLPDREKGADLLVLLGELRKYFQKFSQDGNVPQSLSACLEKLIRARHRAAEFAERLQCMERKLEFLRMCFLRDDLTGLWNRRGLRLYFNEVVFPNIFTKDYMVFFFDLNGFKKINDHYGHLTGDRCLQAFAKRLVEALPLTSFIARVYGDEFVAVVPDLTVGETRGRLIAWFGKHPSFEIRVPGEENTIVVSFAIGATNVIGSDSMESVLERADQAMYRAKHDDMGWHLIRV; encoded by the coding sequence GTGCCCACCCCGGAAGTTTACCGCGAGCGGTATGCTCGCATCGCACACCTGCCTGACAGGGAAAAGGGAGCTGACCTGCTCGTCCTGCTCGGCGAGCTCAGGAAGTACTTCCAGAAGTTCTCGCAGGACGGCAATGTACCCCAGAGCCTCTCCGCTTGCCTTGAGAAGCTTATCAGGGCCAGACATCGCGCCGCTGAGTTCGCCGAGCGACTGCAATGCATGGAGCGCAAGCTCGAGTTTCTTCGGATGTGTTTTCTCCGAGATGACCTTACCGGTCTCTGGAACCGGAGGGGCCTGCGTCTTTACTTCAATGAGGTGGTCTTCCCGAACATTTTCACCAAGGACTACATGGTGTTCTTTTTCGACCTCAACGGATTTAAGAAAATCAATGACCATTACGGGCACCTTACAGGCGATCGGTGTCTTCAGGCCTTCGCGAAAAGGCTTGTCGAAGCATTGCCTCTTACGAGCTTCATAGCTCGAGTGTACGGGGACGAGTTCGTCGCCGTGGTGCCGGACCTGACGGTGGGCGAGACCCGCGGTCGGCTGATTGCATGGTTCGGCAAGCACCCCTCTTTTGAAATACGCGTGCCCGGTGAGGAAAACACCATTGTGGTGTCCTTCGCGATAGGCGCTACCAATGTGATAGGAAGCGACTCCATGGAGTCGGTGCTTGAGCGGGCGGATCAAGCCATGTATCGGGCGAAGCACGACGACATGGGATGGCATCTCATACGGGTTTGA
- a CDS encoding RNA-guided endonuclease TnpB family protein, with protein MTKSEKIKQALKQTKEKRKFQIPKVFQLKLQNISKSDLRTLERLFLEAKWFYNYVIADIENRLNNKSEKLKEVEIKTPNGFEKRKLKTLGSQIKQGIIERVRNNLNALEKVKEKGLKVGKLNFKSDFRSIPLKQYGITYKIDFKRNRVKVQGIKKKFRVLGLHQIPENAEIANAYLIKKPSGYYLYVVCYLWKEEVLKEIKKEQFSIPVGIDLGIKDQLILTTGEKIRWYIPETERLKRLQKILARKKKGSKNYLKVKRLIQKEWEHIRNKRRDIQSKVISYLKRFPLIAVQNDDVKSWHAGMFGGQVQNTGVGGITARLRCLATLIPVEFVDRYEPTTQRCSRCGFKQRLDLSQRVFECPKCGLKIDRDLNSAWNILELGLKKLAQRDKALADRLKSALPVDRGEVKPGEREASAPCFAHGVSSLVETGSPSL; from the coding sequence ATGACCAAATCCGAAAAGATTAAACAAGCTCTCAAGCAGACAAAAGAAAAAAGAAAGTTCCAAATTCCCAAAGTATTTCAACTTAAACTCCAAAACATTTCTAAATCCGACCTGCGAACCTTAGAAAGACTTTTTTTGGAAGCCAAATGGTTCTACAACTACGTCATCGCCGACATTGAAAACCGCCTAAATAATAAGTCCGAAAAGCTCAAAGAAGTTGAAATCAAAACTCCGAACGGCTTTGAAAAAAGAAAACTTAAAACCTTGGGTTCTCAAATTAAGCAAGGAATTATTGAAAGAGTCAGAAATAATCTAAACGCTCTTGAAAAAGTCAAAGAAAAAGGTTTAAAAGTCGGAAAACTAAATTTCAAATCAGACTTTAGGAGCATACCTCTGAAGCAATACGGCATAACCTACAAAATAGACTTTAAGAGAAACAGAGTAAAAGTCCAAGGCATTAAAAAGAAGTTTAGAGTTTTAGGACTCCATCAAATACCTGAAAATGCGGAAATAGCTAACGCCTATCTTATCAAAAAACCATCGGGATATTATCTGTATGTAGTTTGCTATCTTTGGAAGGAGGAAGTTTTAAAGGAAATCAAAAAAGAGCAATTTTCCATTCCTGTAGGGATAGATTTAGGTATTAAAGACCAGCTGATACTGACAACGGGAGAAAAGATTAGGTGGTATATTCCTGAAACAGAGAGGCTAAAAAGACTTCAGAAGATATTGGCAAGGAAAAAGAAAGGAAGTAAAAACTACCTGAAAGTTAAAAGGTTAATCCAGAAGGAGTGGGAACATATCAGAAACAAGAGGAGAGATATTCAAAGCAAGGTTATAAGCTACCTAAAAAGATTTCCGCTCATAGCGGTTCAAAATGACGATGTAAAGAGTTGGCATGCGGGAATGTTTGGTGGGCAGGTTCAGAACACGGGGGTAGGGGGAATAACTGCAAGGCTGAGATGCCTTGCGACCCTTATCCCTGTGGAATTTGTAGATAGATATGAGCCTACAACACAAAGATGTTCAAGATGCGGATTTAAGCAAAGACTTGATTTGAGTCAAAGAGTTTTTGAGTGTCCCAAATGCGGACTAAAAATTGATAGGGATTTAAACAGTGCGTGGAATATTTTGGAACTTGGACTGAAGAAGTTAGCACAAAGGGATAAGGCGCTGGCAGACCGCCTAAAGTCTGCCCTACCCGTGGACCGCGGGGAAGTTAAGCCTGGGGAGAGGGAAGCCTCTGCACCGTGTTTTGCGCACGGTGTAAGCTCCCTCGTTGAAACAGGAAGCCCCTCACTTTAG
- a CDS encoding dUTP diphosphatase, whose amino-acid sequence MSEIASILKLMFERQAELNRRIDPEWEKRGFPWPRAIRQECAELIDSLPWKWWAKGEPDRDNARLEVVDIWHFWISWALQERHDSEYLRKTYTVAEWAFRLTPEIERHLDDPCVSENAESAERVLEAVEILIAKTFFCSANGVVQDLARLTGLVGLSFEDLAKLYFGKNVLNRFRQEMGLKKGEYRRIWGPDGEEDNRWMMRLAQELAPPTDEKSLAVFEDELFRRLIEVYPNKSD is encoded by the coding sequence ATGTCTGAGATCGCCTCGATCCTGAAACTGATGTTCGAGCGCCAGGCCGAGCTCAACCGCCGGATCGATCCGGAATGGGAGAAAAGGGGTTTCCCCTGGCCGCGGGCGATCCGGCAAGAGTGTGCGGAGCTGATCGACAGCCTTCCCTGGAAGTGGTGGGCGAAGGGAGAACCGGACCGGGACAATGCGCGGCTCGAAGTGGTGGACATCTGGCACTTCTGGATCTCATGGGCGCTTCAGGAGCGGCACGACTCCGAGTACCTGCGGAAAACCTACACCGTGGCCGAGTGGGCGTTCCGGCTCACTCCGGAAATCGAGCGTCATCTCGACGATCCCTGCGTTTCCGAGAATGCGGAAAGCGCAGAGCGGGTGCTTGAGGCCGTTGAGATACTCATCGCAAAAACCTTTTTCTGTTCGGCAAACGGTGTCGTTCAGGACCTAGCCCGGCTCACCGGACTCGTCGGATTGTCCTTCGAAGATCTAGCGAAACTCTACTTCGGGAAAAATGTCCTCAACCGGTTCCGGCAGGAGATGGGGCTTAAAAAGGGCGAATACCGCAGGATCTGGGGGCCGGACGGCGAAGAGGACAACCGGTGGATGATGCGGCTTGCGCAGGAGCTCGCACCGCCGACGGATGAGAAATCTCTGGCCGTCTTCGAAGATGAGCTGTTTCGGCGGCTCATCGAGGTCTATCCGAACAAATCCGATTGA
- a CDS encoding DUF2493 domain-containing protein, whose amino-acid sequence MKICVCGSRSITDRDEVFSRLDRLVADLDLAQVTIIAGGAKGVDHLAKEWAKSRRISFKEFPADWDRDWDRYSKRADKVRNRRMAEVADLVIALWDGVSTGTAHMVVTAHELGKPVRVEFIPADHFSIWFMLGEFDAICVTTNGFVVRDRKTGKPRGVMGRGVAYQTKVWLPDVEYRLGDHLLKHGNVPGVLGEVRGTAIVSFPVKETKGKYPCEVVSHAKGCFKR is encoded by the coding sequence ATGAAAATTTGTGTTTGCGGCAGTCGTTCCATCACCGATCGGGATGAGGTTTTTTCCCGGCTTGATCGCCTTGTTGCGGACTTAGACCTCGCACAAGTAACCATTATCGCTGGCGGAGCGAAGGGTGTGGATCATCTGGCAAAGGAATGGGCGAAAAGCCGAAGAATTTCGTTTAAGGAGTTTCCCGCGGATTGGGATCGGGATTGGGATCGGTATAGCAAGCGAGCGGACAAGGTTCGCAACCGCAGAATGGCGGAAGTCGCTGATCTCGTAATCGCTCTCTGGGACGGGGTGTCCACGGGCACGGCCCACATGGTGGTCACCGCGCACGAGCTCGGCAAGCCGGTTCGGGTGGAGTTCATTCCGGCGGATCACTTTTCCATCTGGTTCATGCTGGGCGAGTTTGACGCCATTTGCGTGACCACCAACGGCTTTGTGGTTCGGGACAGGAAGACCGGCAAACCCCGTGGAGTCATGGGGCGGGGTGTCGCTTACCAGACGAAGGTGTGGCTCCCCGATGTGGAGTATCGACTCGGAGATCATTTGCTCAAACACGGGAATGTGCCGGGCGTGCTCGGCGAGGTAAGAGGAACGGCCATTGTGTCGTTCCCTGTGAAGGAAACGAAGGGGAAGTATCCGTGCGAAGTGGTGTCGCATGCTAAGGGTTGTTTCAAGCGTTAA
- a CDS encoding nucleotidyl transferase AbiEii/AbiGii toxin family protein: protein MGKAMRLTIPPFGRWEALRIVLKKLSHSKELAILWENTYLIGGTALSLQVRHRLSYDLDLAWIGTDRLPWRGLVSVLEKVFKDFGIEAQRFYREDIDRDLLMAGIYPEEQYLFWMLRPREIPETVKFEVWIPDSQQFKQVLLEQRKEARYGLVRLASAETIFRLKTLLLPRRRTWRDLFDLWWLVRSEKYPKLTYQEIIRTLRSYYSDATVDSVLLRLRNLRLEHLGDQGFCLVDGTAPDWARLFETVKQDLLTGLTQVWLEEAKRIKPLPMSPSGTTPEI, encoded by the coding sequence GTGGGAAAAGCAATGCGTTTGACAATTCCACCTTTCGGGCGATGGGAGGCGCTCAGGATTGTTTTGAAAAAGCTGAGTCACTCCAAGGAACTGGCCATTCTCTGGGAAAACACATATCTTATCGGCGGGACCGCGCTAAGTCTGCAGGTCCGGCATCGGTTGTCTTACGATCTTGATCTGGCTTGGATCGGAACGGACCGGTTGCCTTGGAGAGGGCTTGTCTCTGTTCTGGAAAAAGTTTTCAAGGACTTTGGTATAGAAGCGCAACGCTTTTATCGAGAGGATATTGATAGGGATCTTCTCATGGCGGGAATTTATCCCGAAGAACAATATCTTTTCTGGATGTTGCGCCCAAGGGAAATCCCCGAAACCGTAAAGTTCGAGGTGTGGATTCCGGATAGTCAGCAATTCAAACAAGTGTTGCTTGAACAGCGAAAAGAGGCCCGCTACGGCTTGGTTCGACTGGCCTCTGCGGAAACCATTTTCCGGCTCAAAACTCTTCTGCTTCCCCGCCGTCGAACATGGAGAGATCTTTTCGACCTGTGGTGGCTTGTTCGAAGCGAAAAATATCCGAAGCTAACCTACCAAGAAATAATTCGAACTCTCCGGTCTTATTACTCCGATGCGACGGTGGATTCGGTTCTGTTGCGCCTCAGAAATTTGCGTCTTGAGCACCTAGGCGACCAAGGGTTTTGTTTGGTCGATGGCACCGCGCCAGACTGGGCGCGGCTATTCGAAACCGTAAAGCAAGATCTGCTGACGGGGTTGACTCAAGTATGGCTTGAAGAAGCTAAACGAATAAAACCACTCCCAATGTCCCCTTCCGGCACAACACCGGAAATTTGA
- a CDS encoding CopG family antitoxin has protein sequence MPSRKVTIRLPEELLVRLKRRASRMGIGYQTLIRILLSEALSSEATAEVATLHEPGDLRPVRWRDYGADRSLFWSSPEELPLWMVICTVLKAGRSRPLFALLEKHGVEKVRYYLEMLHKNGEIKPEIYEYMRDWIELWEKQCV, from the coding sequence ATGCCCAGTCGCAAAGTTACTATTAGGCTACCGGAGGAATTGCTGGTGAGGCTAAAGAGACGAGCTTCTAGGATGGGAATAGGGTATCAAACACTAATACGCATTCTGCTTTCCGAGGCCCTGAGTTCGGAAGCTACTGCGGAAGTGGCAACCCTTCACGAACCCGGAGACCTTCGGCCGGTCCGCTGGCGCGATTACGGCGCGGACCGTTCGCTTTTCTGGTCTTCGCCGGAGGAGTTGCCTCTGTGGATGGTCATCTGTACCGTGCTTAAGGCGGGACGGTCAAGGCCCCTTTTCGCCCTCCTCGAAAAGCACGGAGTGGAAAAAGTCAGATACTATCTCGAGATGTTGCACAAAAATGGAGAAATCAAACCGGAAATATACGAATACATGAGGGATTGGATAGAGTTGTGGGAAAAGCAATGCGTTTGA
- a CDS encoding ATP-dependent DNA helicase yields the protein MEHTAVPHFETPRQAVEWFFKELARRYGLTEREGQVKAASVFTLPLYGERNTVVGEGQTGLGKTYAYLTPFVLYLAGLLPSVPKFVVTEGSYAAGATDLDKALEDYFVKNGDAPTEAVSLATPRADIQRVMIVTASKLLQDQLLKKDLPFLAQAASKVLPSLTPETLSYGLLVGRTHYICRLRVHRAIESLRTLLEADAKHAKKDDAKASAPDEDAESLLRMLERIYDAEVMEHDEIKRLFPKREVEYLETLLEEFEVSISPPQDRNGSWRTLPDLCSQCEEPCRFRENTRHLQEARIIVANYHAFAHNVLAPLMRALRAYEEVQKKIERGEDLSQEDFQKLQGLSKLIGVFWDVREERPRIFLIFDEAHNFEKFVSSAFTRSIDLLETTRNLRHFVNRMERLDKQGFLVGSDATNIFTLGICAKEAASFVEKGLSTLLEELKKRDASPTFEEAALILGWHLGRLLRENERLREDVREALMQGLLALPRKKGLKDNPFLPEYLSVGDDDDDDKAVLSLSRTAIEELTERWVRTTLEKLIEMGKADDFTALLERNSSLYGTVYDEAVYDRIKAVEWLLTMSEGIANGFREACQTVLIEFQQGGAFTPGVLALARQAPRGRLRSLEELAKVFRRAYDVAYSNRNRRLEAEEDARIRIDFTFGTAIDGTDLVVHPVGMREILQRFALWRKLPKIFTSATIAVGRDRNFDYFVRSTGLDRRETVTFVAQSPFRFEQQMLIHVPEMPDPVESPEEWQSAVIERLRALPYSDRGGILVLFTSRKLLRDAYDALQEDFEKKGLRLLAQTVHPIRDIRRLFTGEEARKNRMVLFGLQSFWQGLDAPGELLNHLILVRLPFDEPNDPVLRSLYENERNRILNYLLRKTDLDAHRAVRIADRKAFKDLSLARALLLFRQGVGRLIRTETDTGIVTILDPRVLTSWYGKEFLGSLPEGVKVTRSDRTARQFLKKGVLASHAPSIGASS from the coding sequence ATGGAACACACCGCCGTGCCGCATTTTGAAACCCCCAGGCAGGCCGTGGAGTGGTTTTTCAAAGAGCTCGCTCGGCGATACGGACTCACCGAGCGCGAGGGGCAGGTTAAAGCCGCTTCCGTATTCACCCTGCCCCTTTACGGCGAACGAAATACGGTTGTCGGCGAAGGGCAGACCGGGCTTGGCAAGACCTATGCTTACCTTACGCCTTTTGTGCTTTACCTCGCCGGCCTGTTGCCTTCGGTACCCAAGTTCGTGGTCACGGAGGGCTCCTATGCGGCCGGTGCAACCGATCTCGACAAAGCTCTGGAGGACTACTTCGTGAAGAACGGAGATGCTCCCACCGAAGCGGTTTCCTTGGCGACACCCCGCGCGGACATCCAGCGGGTGATGATCGTAACCGCAAGCAAGCTCCTTCAGGACCAGCTTTTGAAAAAGGACCTTCCCTTTTTGGCTCAAGCCGCTTCAAAGGTTTTGCCGTCTCTCACGCCGGAAACCCTCTCCTACGGCCTCCTTGTGGGACGCACGCACTATATCTGTCGTCTGCGGGTGCACCGCGCCATAGAGTCCCTTCGAACCCTGCTCGAAGCCGACGCCAAACACGCAAAAAAAGACGATGCTAAAGCAAGCGCGCCCGATGAAGATGCCGAAAGTCTTCTGCGGATGCTCGAGCGCATTTACGATGCCGAGGTGATGGAGCACGACGAAATTAAGCGGCTTTTCCCTAAAAGGGAGGTCGAATACCTTGAGACCCTGCTTGAGGAATTTGAAGTGTCCATCTCTCCTCCGCAGGATCGGAACGGAAGCTGGCGCACCCTGCCCGATCTGTGCTCGCAGTGCGAGGAGCCCTGCCGCTTTCGGGAAAACACTCGCCACCTCCAAGAGGCCCGCATCATTGTGGCCAACTACCATGCCTTTGCCCACAATGTGCTCGCTCCCCTGATGCGAGCCCTGCGCGCTTATGAAGAAGTACAGAAAAAAATCGAGCGCGGCGAGGACCTCTCTCAGGAGGACTTCCAGAAACTTCAGGGCCTGAGCAAGCTAATCGGTGTTTTCTGGGATGTGCGCGAAGAGCGTCCCCGAATTTTCCTCATCTTCGATGAAGCGCACAACTTCGAAAAGTTCGTAAGCTCAGCATTCACTCGATCCATTGACCTCCTCGAAACGACCCGCAACCTTCGACACTTTGTCAACCGCATGGAACGCCTTGACAAGCAAGGCTTCCTCGTCGGAAGCGATGCGACGAACATCTTCACCTTAGGTATCTGTGCAAAAGAAGCGGCTTCCTTTGTGGAAAAAGGACTTTCCACTCTCCTTGAGGAGCTCAAAAAGCGCGATGCCTCCCCCACTTTCGAGGAAGCCGCTCTGATCCTCGGTTGGCACCTGGGACGACTTCTCCGCGAAAATGAGCGTCTGCGTGAGGATGTGAGGGAAGCCCTCATGCAGGGCTTGCTCGCCCTCCCGCGAAAAAAGGGGCTCAAGGACAACCCCTTTTTGCCTGAATACCTGTCTGTCGGAGACGATGACGATGATGATAAGGCCGTGTTATCCCTAAGCCGGACCGCAATTGAGGAACTCACCGAGCGCTGGGTGAGGACGACTCTCGAAAAACTAATCGAGATGGGAAAAGCGGACGACTTCACCGCCCTGCTCGAACGCAACTCCTCTCTTTACGGCACCGTTTATGATGAGGCCGTTTACGACCGGATCAAGGCCGTGGAGTGGCTCCTCACCATGAGCGAAGGGATTGCGAATGGGTTCCGCGAGGCCTGTCAAACGGTACTCATCGAGTTCCAGCAGGGTGGCGCCTTCACGCCGGGCGTACTCGCCCTTGCCCGCCAGGCCCCTAGGGGACGCTTGCGCTCCTTGGAAGAACTCGCCAAGGTGTTCCGTCGCGCTTACGATGTGGCTTATTCCAACCGCAATCGGCGTCTTGAAGCGGAAGAAGATGCTCGCATTCGCATAGACTTCACCTTTGGGACCGCGATAGACGGTACCGACCTTGTCGTTCACCCCGTAGGAATGCGCGAAATTTTGCAACGGTTTGCCCTCTGGAGGAAACTTCCCAAGATTTTCACTTCGGCCACCATCGCGGTGGGACGCGACCGGAACTTCGATTACTTCGTCCGTTCTACGGGGCTCGACCGTCGGGAAACGGTCACTTTTGTGGCGCAGTCTCCCTTTCGGTTCGAGCAACAAATGCTCATCCATGTGCCTGAAATGCCCGATCCCGTAGAAAGCCCGGAAGAATGGCAATCCGCAGTAATCGAGAGACTCCGCGCCCTACCCTACTCCGACCGCGGTGGCATCCTGGTGCTTTTCACCTCGCGCAAACTTTTGCGCGACGCCTATGATGCTCTGCAGGAAGACTTTGAAAAAAAGGGTCTCCGCCTCCTTGCCCAGACTGTGCATCCCATACGGGACATCCGGCGACTTTTTACCGGCGAGGAGGCCCGAAAAAACCGCATGGTACTTTTCGGACTACAATCTTTCTGGCAGGGGCTGGATGCGCCGGGCGAGCTCCTTAACCACCTCATACTCGTGCGTCTGCCCTTTGATGAGCCCAACGATCCTGTTTTGCGCAGTCTCTACGAAAATGAGCGCAACCGCATTTTGAACTACCTCCTGCGCAAGACCGATCTCGATGCCCACCGCGCCGTACGAATCGCCGATCGCAAGGCCTTCAAGGACCTCTCTCTCGCTCGGGCCCTGCTCCTCTTCCGTCAGGGAGTGGGGCGTCTCATCCGTACCGAGACCGACACCGGGATCGTTACCATTCTGGATCCGCGCGTGCTCACCTCTTGGTACGGGAAGGAATTCTTGGGGTCTCTGCCCGAAGGCGTGAAGGTCACCCGAAGCGACAGGACCGCTAGGCAATTCTTGAAAAAAGGCGTCCTAGCGTCGCATGCGCCAAGTATTGGTGCGTCTTCCTGA
- a CDS encoding CopG family transcriptional regulator yields the protein MKKCAWTIYMEHDLIEEVKEAAALRGISVSDLVREALNRFLEEDRRRLARKKMLSWLRAQICPLEMMGNAGG from the coding sequence ATGAAAAAATGTGCTTGGACCATTTACATGGAACATGATTTGATAGAGGAGGTCAAGGAAGCCGCGGCATTACGGGGGATTTCTGTTTCCGATCTGGTTCGGGAAGCCCTGAACAGGTTTCTGGAGGAGGACAGGCGTCGGCTGGCGAGGAAGAAGATGCTGAGCTGGCTGAGGGCGCAAATATGTCCTCTTGAAATGATGGGAAATGCGGGTGGTTGA
- a CDS encoding SPOR domain-containing protein, whose product MKGCIAERFLKIGVLAGVLGMLCACAAPMDPALQARLDRIAWRQAELERVCVKREDLRRMEGVVDRQGWLIRELDRNLFATQRVVSALEKRVDDLEDDLRRMKHSESSVNPKTAKRTADLLAEVELLRGMIRDLKSEVQVLREKTATERRTRKKPGPSPQETPPKASSASLKDDLVTQLAEQVSSYGAKESRASERKMLSAGKAKDGTSGKADDLYAVQLASFRRSLPALRFWAKLPDALRKKAFLYRADEYRTVRCGPFETRDEAERFLARVRAVGYEATVVPVDRRKYEERRWLQVGIFGKRHLATKWTEIWRLRGYEAKLIPLQTSSGDYWRVLVHVSNAEEAARIERMVPGAVPIVGI is encoded by the coding sequence GTGAAGGGCTGTATAGCGGAGCGTTTTCTCAAAATCGGTGTACTGGCCGGGGTGCTGGGAATGCTTTGCGCCTGTGCGGCGCCGATGGATCCGGCATTGCAAGCTCGGCTTGATCGCATAGCTTGGCGCCAAGCGGAGCTCGAACGGGTTTGTGTCAAGCGGGAGGATCTCCGTCGGATGGAAGGGGTGGTGGACAGGCAGGGCTGGCTCATACGCGAGCTGGACCGGAACCTCTTCGCCACTCAGCGCGTGGTGAGCGCCCTTGAGAAGAGGGTGGACGATCTCGAGGACGACCTGCGACGGATGAAACATTCGGAGTCCTCCGTTAACCCCAAAACCGCGAAGCGCACCGCGGACCTCCTCGCGGAAGTGGAGCTTCTGCGAGGGATGATCCGGGACCTCAAGAGCGAAGTCCAAGTTCTCAGGGAGAAAACCGCAACCGAACGCCGCACGAGGAAGAAGCCCGGTCCCTCTCCACAGGAAACACCCCCGAAAGCTTCCTCTGCATCGTTGAAAGACGATCTGGTGACGCAGTTAGCTGAACAGGTATCCTCGTACGGGGCGAAGGAATCCAGAGCATCCGAACGGAAGATGCTTTCCGCGGGAAAAGCGAAGGACGGCACGAGCGGGAAGGCGGACGACCTCTATGCGGTGCAACTCGCTTCCTTCAGGCGAAGTCTTCCCGCCCTTCGGTTCTGGGCCAAGCTGCCCGACGCCCTGAGGAAGAAAGCGTTCCTCTACAGAGCGGACGAATACCGCACGGTGCGGTGCGGCCCCTTCGAGACGAGGGATGAGGCGGAGCGTTTTCTCGCCCGGGTGCGGGCGGTGGGGTATGAAGCGACCGTGGTGCCCGTGGACAGGAGAAAGTATGAGGAGCGTCGGTGGCTTCAGGTCGGCATTTTCGGCAAGCGTCATTTGGCCACGAAGTGGACGGAGATCTGGCGCTTGAGGGGGTATGAAGCGAAGCTCATACCTCTCCAGACTTCGAGCGGTGACTACTGGCGGGTGCTGGTGCATGTGAGCAATGCGGAAGAAGCCGCTCGGATCGAGCGAATGGTCCCGGGGGCCGTTCCGATCGTGGGAATTTGA